A section of the Bacteroidales bacterium genome encodes:
- a CDS encoding tetratricopeptide repeat protein, with product MGSKKQKPQVQKTLKPGISDKTLYLILIFILATVTIGLNINTVRNYYNLDDYNIAKNNPDFEQGIKAIPRIFTTLYSSEDNKSFGYRPLIRSSFAIEYQFFGKNPYISHLFNVMFYLIIVLLLFKILRRLLRDYHYLFPFIITLLFAAHPIHTEVVASLKNRDELFMLLFGLLALDQSIRYADTGKNKHIYWAMGMFFLSALAKPTAAAFFFIIPLSLYFFTDLEVRTVIRISLLITLISLLAVFGPFLYLPPHDRTLAMLENPLSVEGGFLNHIAYAGFTLYYSLRLLILPHPLRYYYGYNLFPDINFSNIWVILAILFHLGLLIYAILKLRQKHILSFAILVYLTSIFLFSNLVKPVPGIIAERFLLVPSFAFSLILAYFIFRLFFHNPAIKRLPGIKTIAILGVTTLILIPYSAKTFIRNQQWRTEYSLYKADMPYLYDSFKGNDLYANEIMKNVNRELAKPVNVLKFVDPLVKEAIGHWERAIEILPEASSPYRNLGIIYSRVYKNYDTAIYYFNKTLRIEPDDPMTYFNLGLTYEGKKDYTRAIDFLQKSLVLDSGSVNTRSRLANIYYGLGEFKEAVKMNQEIMRIAPKESLPYVNIGNYFIFQKDTLSGIRYYEKAVELGAPPDASIFLSKYYQMKGDLAKSNYYRKLAEDLQKKKPVP from the coding sequence ATGGGGAGCAAAAAACAAAAGCCACAGGTTCAAAAGACACTAAAACCGGGCATTTCCGACAAAACCCTCTACCTGATCTTAATCTTCATCCTTGCCACTGTGACTATTGGCCTTAATATCAATACCGTTAGAAATTACTATAACCTGGATGATTATAACATTGCCAAGAACAATCCTGATTTCGAACAGGGGATAAAAGCCATTCCCAGGATTTTTACGACACTTTATTCTTCGGAAGATAATAAAAGCTTTGGTTACCGGCCTTTAATCCGGTCATCCTTTGCCATCGAATACCAGTTCTTCGGGAAAAACCCTTATATCAGCCATTTGTTCAATGTAATGTTCTACCTGATCATTGTTCTCTTGTTATTTAAAATACTCAGGCGACTGCTCCGGGATTATCATTATCTTTTTCCATTCATCATAACCCTTTTATTCGCAGCCCATCCGATCCATACTGAAGTTGTCGCCAGCCTGAAAAACAGGGATGAACTTTTCATGCTGCTCTTTGGTTTGCTGGCATTGGACCAATCCATCCGTTATGCCGATACGGGGAAGAACAAACATATCTATTGGGCAATGGGGATGTTTTTTCTTTCAGCTTTGGCAAAACCCACGGCAGCAGCATTTTTCTTCATCATCCCGCTATCGCTCTACTTTTTCACTGATCTGGAGGTCAGAACGGTCATCAGGATCTCATTGCTGATCACGCTGATCTCATTGTTGGCGGTTTTCGGACCATTCCTTTACCTGCCTCCGCATGACAGGACCCTGGCGATGCTGGAGAACCCGCTTTCAGTTGAAGGAGGTTTCCTGAACCATATTGCTTACGCCGGTTTCACCCTGTACTATTCCCTGCGCCTGCTGATTTTGCCACATCCACTTCGGTACTATTATGGGTATAACCTGTTCCCGGATATTAATTTTTCCAACATCTGGGTCATCCTTGCTATTCTTTTCCACCTGGGACTCCTCATTTATGCCATCCTCAAACTCCGGCAAAAGCATATCCTCTCTTTTGCAATCCTGGTTTACCTAACTTCTATCTTCTTGTTCTCCAACCTGGTGAAACCGGTGCCAGGCATCATCGCTGAAAGGTTCCTTCTCGTCCCTTCTTTTGCCTTTAGTCTTATACTCGCGTATTTTATTTTCAGGTTATTTTTCCACAACCCTGCAATAAAAAGGCTCCCGGGAATTAAAACAATAGCCATTCTGGGTGTGACGACATTGATCCTCATCCCATACTCCGCAAAGACCTTTATCAGGAACCAGCAATGGCGGACCGAGTATTCCCTTTATAAGGCTGACATGCCCTACCTCTATGATTCCTTTAAAGGTAACGACCTCTACGCTAATGAGATCATGAAAAATGTAAACCGTGAACTCGCCAAACCTGTGAATGTTTTGAAATTTGTCGATCCATTGGTGAAAGAAGCCATCGGCCATTGGGAAAGGGCAATAGAGATCCTGCCTGAAGCCAGTTCACCATACCGTAATCTGGGGATTATCTATTCCCGGGTCTACAAAAATTATGACACGGCAATTTATTATTTTAACAAGACGCTCAGAATTGAACCGGATGATCCGATGACCTATTTTAATCTCGGACTAACCTATGAAGGAAAGAAGGACTATACCCGTGCTATCGATTTCCTGCAGAAAAGCCTTGTCCTTGATTCAGGTTCTGTCAATACCCGTTCGCGCCTGGCTAATATTTATTACGGGCTTGGCGAATTCAAGGAAGCCGTTAAGATGAACCAGGAAATCATGCGGATTGCCCCCAAAGAGTCTCTGCCTTATGTTAATATCGGTAATTACTTTATTTTCCAAAAGGATACCCTGAGCGGGATCAGGTATTATGAGAAGGCTGTCGAGCTGGGCGCACCGCCGGATGCTTCCATCTTCCTAAGTAAATATTACCAGATGAAAGGAGATTTGGCGAAATCCAACTATTACCGGAAGCTTGCAGAAGATCTGCAGAAGAAAAAACCAGTGCCATGA
- the rffA gene encoding dTDP-4-amino-4,6-dideoxygalactose transaminase, which translates to MIIFAPPSCYNGPSMEVLFNKPYITGREVHHLAQVALSGKLSGNGPYTRLCHDFFEQRFGFNKVFLTTSCTDALEMAAILCNIQPGDEVIVPSYTFVSTANAFMLRGAKIRFADTCEHYPNINPDSIRGLITPKTRVILAVHYAGIACDMDAIMHLARQHNLFVVEDAAHAIDSFHLGKPLGSIGHFGAFSFHETKNIISGEGGMLVVNDKKFTHRAEIIWEKGTDRAAFSRGEVNKYGWKDIGSSFLPSEITAAMLYAQLEQFDEIQTKRKNVWHHYFTKLKPLEEMRLIRLPSLPDWATVNGNMFFMITKDTKERTALLSFLKKKGINAVFHYLPLHSSDFFYPKHDGRILTYTDHFSDCIIRLPFYNEMKETEMNHVVDSIKKFYLKQL; encoded by the coding sequence ATGATTATTTTCGCACCGCCTTCATGCTATAATGGGCCATCCATGGAAGTCTTGTTCAACAAACCTTATATTACCGGCCGCGAGGTGCATCACCTTGCCCAGGTAGCCCTGTCAGGAAAATTATCCGGAAATGGGCCCTATACCCGGTTATGCCATGATTTCTTTGAGCAACGGTTTGGATTCAATAAGGTATTTCTGACCACTTCCTGCACCGACGCATTGGAGATGGCTGCGATACTCTGCAACATACAGCCCGGTGATGAGGTCATCGTGCCCTCATATACTTTCGTATCCACAGCCAATGCCTTCATGCTCAGAGGCGCAAAGATCCGGTTTGCCGACACCTGTGAACATTACCCGAATATTAATCCTGACTCCATCAGGGGACTGATCACGCCAAAAACCAGGGTAATCCTTGCGGTTCATTATGCCGGCATAGCGTGCGATATGGATGCAATCATGCATCTTGCAAGGCAGCATAACCTGTTTGTCGTTGAGGATGCCGCCCATGCCATTGATAGTTTCCATCTGGGTAAACCATTAGGAAGCATAGGGCATTTCGGTGCATTTTCATTCCATGAAACCAAGAATATCATCAGTGGCGAGGGTGGGATGCTGGTTGTCAATGACAAAAAATTTACCCACAGGGCAGAAATCATCTGGGAAAAAGGTACTGACCGTGCTGCTTTTTCCAGGGGTGAAGTAAATAAGTATGGATGGAAAGACATTGGCTCCTCTTTCCTCCCTTCAGAGATCACGGCTGCGATGCTTTATGCACAGCTTGAACAGTTCGATGAGATTCAAACAAAAAGGAAGAATGTCTGGCATCATTATTTTACCAAACTCAAACCTCTGGAAGAAATGAGGTTAATCAGGTTGCCTTCTCTCCCTGACTGGGCCACGGTGAACGGGAATATGTTCTTTATGATCACAAAAGACACCAAAGAACGCACTGCTTTGCTTTCTTTTCTGAAAAAAAAGGGGATCAATGCTGTTTTCCATTACCTGCCTCTTCATTCAAGTGATTTCTTCTACCCAAAACATGATGGCAGAATACTTACTTATACCGACCATTTTTCAGATTGCATCATACGGCTACCGTTCTATAATGAGATGAAGGAAACTGAAATGAACCATGTAGTTGATTCAATAAAAAAGTTTTATCTTAAGCAGTTGTAA
- a CDS encoding sulfotransferase — protein MHSKGLYLPVFPFSMENIARIPFFFIIGRPRTGTTLLRSLFDAHPNVQIPWECQFILNLYPRYGKITFWTKEILGRFYPDLLKQWQFSAWNIDHVKLQSDLQACEGKTSYAMVCQVVYLNHISFYPKETIRLIGDKNHGYTIYTHRLKKLFPDAKFVYILRDYRDNYQSVKNVDFELPVVSLVVFKWKYFYKKALQASKRYPESFYFIRYEDLVTDPGFHLQKICEFLDIPFVPEVFDFYKMKEKAEEKYPAEILRKHHKSLFNPVNTSRIGLWEKFMTERQIRIADHVAGVFADQAGYQRKYQGFNLWIAVLSLPGIYYARFIYLMTRIIDRLPYRLREKLLSKGPLWIAKTFSVLFRKSS, from the coding sequence ATGCATTCAAAAGGGTTATATTTGCCTGTCTTTCCTTTTTCGATGGAGAATATAGCACGCATCCCGTTTTTCTTTATTATTGGCAGGCCCCGCACCGGCACCACATTGCTCAGGTCTTTATTTGATGCTCATCCCAATGTCCAGATACCATGGGAATGCCAGTTCATATTGAACCTTTATCCCCGGTATGGAAAGATTACTTTCTGGACAAAAGAAATTCTCGGGCGGTTTTATCCGGATCTTTTAAAACAATGGCAGTTCAGTGCCTGGAATATCGACCACGTTAAATTGCAGTCGGATCTGCAGGCATGTGAAGGAAAGACATCATATGCCATGGTTTGCCAGGTCGTTTACCTGAACCATATTTCCTTTTATCCTAAAGAAACGATCCGGCTCATTGGTGATAAAAATCATGGATATACCATTTATACACACCGTCTTAAAAAGCTTTTCCCCGATGCAAAATTTGTATATATCCTCCGTGACTACCGGGATAATTACCAATCAGTCAAAAATGTGGATTTTGAGTTGCCGGTTGTTTCACTGGTCGTGTTTAAATGGAAGTATTTTTATAAAAAAGCCTTGCAGGCCAGTAAAAGATATCCCGAATCATTTTATTTCATCCGGTACGAAGACCTGGTGACTGATCCCGGATTTCATCTACAGAAGATTTGTGAGTTCCTGGACATCCCTTTTGTCCCTGAAGTTTTTGATTTTTATAAAATGAAAGAAAAAGCCGAGGAAAAGTACCCGGCCGAAATTCTCCGGAAACATCATAAAAGCTTGTTTAACCCTGTAAATACCAGCAGGATAGGCCTTTGGGAAAAGTTCATGACCGAACGGCAAATCCGAATTGCTGATCATGTGGCCGGAGTATTTGCGGATCAGGCAGGTTATCAAAGGAAGTACCAGGGTTTTAATTTATGGATTGCTGTTCTTTCTTTGCCCGGAATTTACTATGCCCGGTTTATTTACCTGATGACACGGATCATTGACAGGTTACCTTATCGTTTGCGTGAGAAACTCCTCAGCAAAGGGCCGCTGTGGATAGCTAAAACATTCTCGGTTTTATTCCGGAAATCCTCTTGA
- a CDS encoding DUF1574 domain-containing protein — protein MSRKFAIRLILFLALLLVVNYALDRSFKAFSVHNTLNNMMDGQFAEYDDTLKYLALGNSHNCINTHILEKSFNYGSPSENFIQSYYKLKHILEKSGKKPGCVILQADISSFGPKISNRYEYNSYWISYIDYLELARIKDSRDILTKWMEGRFFSYVGNYKDIQLSILYRIKIRTLEMYHGYRPHRDYRNFAEETDKQKLARDKANLILSKESYLDPAIKVYFEKILQLCQSHGVRVIMVRMPMSKEFNEEEAKLVPADKLYTEVETIASRYPDFEGIFDYHLMFVDHPDYFFDPDHLNIKGSDLFTTQLAKDLKELESRGFPE, from the coding sequence ATGTCACGTAAGTTTGCTATACGACTCATCTTATTCTTAGCACTACTGCTGGTGGTTAATTATGCATTGGACAGGTCTTTTAAGGCTTTTTCGGTACATAATACCTTAAATAATATGATGGATGGGCAATTCGCTGAATACGACGACACACTGAAATATCTTGCTTTAGGGAATTCGCATAACTGCATCAACACTCATATTCTTGAGAAAAGTTTCAACTACGGCTCACCCAGTGAAAACTTCATACAGTCCTATTACAAATTAAAGCACATTCTTGAAAAGTCAGGGAAAAAACCAGGATGTGTAATTCTCCAGGCGGATATTTCCTCATTTGGCCCGAAGATATCAAACCGTTACGAATACAATTCTTACTGGATCAGCTATATTGATTACCTGGAACTTGCAAGGATCAAAGACAGCAGGGATATTCTTACCAAATGGATGGAAGGCAGGTTTTTTTCCTATGTCGGAAACTATAAAGATATCCAGCTTTCCATTCTATACAGGATCAAGATCAGGACGCTGGAAATGTATCACGGGTACCGACCGCACAGGGATTACCGGAATTTTGCCGAAGAGACCGATAAGCAAAAGCTGGCGCGGGACAAGGCTAACCTGATCCTGTCAAAGGAATCTTATCTAGATCCCGCCATAAAGGTATATTTTGAAAAGATCCTGCAACTTTGCCAATCACATGGTGTTCGTGTAATTATGGTCCGAATGCCGATGTCAAAGGAATTCAATGAAGAAGAAGCAAAGCTGGTTCCTGCTGATAAGTTGTACACTGAAGTGGAAACCATTGCTTCCAGGTATCCTGATTTTGAAGGAATTTTTGATTACCACCTTATGTTTGTTGATCATCCGGACTACTTTTTCGATCCTGATCATTTGAACATAAAAGGATCAGACCTTTTTACAACTCAATTGGCCAAAGACCTGAAAGAGCTGGAATCAAGAGGATTTCCGGAATAA
- a CDS encoding MBOAT family protein, giving the protein MLFNSVDYLIFFPVVVALYFAIPSKWRWAFLLIASYYFYMCWKAEYVILILFTTLVDYFAALKMGQATSRKKKKPWLVLSILVNLGMLAGFKYFNFFTESINLLFREINILHPLPLFHIILPVGISFYIFQSLSYTIDVYRGIKQPEKHAGKFALYVCFFPQLVSGPIERPNHLLPQIHQPRSFDQQCLVSGLKLMLWGFFKKLVIADRLGMFVSYVYENPAENKGLPVILATVLFAFQLYCDFSGYTDIARGSARILGYDLMINFNRPLIAKSLRDFWNRWHMSLTTWFRDYVLYSLPYIKEKKIVFGKIYRNLIITFLLMGLWHGAAWTFVIFGLFHGVLLVLETITENQRNRFYELTRINDLPVLKNTLGMLTTFSILVFSLFFFRANSLSDSLLLLSNAVDFSNFRETIGYILKDNEVLFGMLMVVCLLVAEYLHERYDLIRYVSSRPLIIRWSVYIGFIFFVLVFGVLQKQKFIYFQF; this is encoded by the coding sequence ATGTTGTTCAATTCGGTAGATTACCTGATTTTCTTTCCAGTTGTCGTAGCCCTTTACTTTGCCATTCCTTCCAAATGGAGATGGGCATTCCTGCTCATTGCCAGCTATTACTTTTATATGTGCTGGAAGGCCGAGTATGTGATCCTGATCCTGTTCACCACACTGGTGGACTACTTTGCTGCACTGAAAATGGGACAGGCAACCTCCAGGAAGAAAAAGAAACCATGGCTGGTACTCAGTATCCTGGTCAACCTGGGCATGCTGGCAGGATTCAAGTACTTCAACTTCTTTACCGAGAGTATTAACCTGCTGTTCCGGGAAATAAACATTCTTCACCCGTTACCCCTGTTTCATATCATCCTTCCCGTAGGGATCTCTTTCTATATTTTCCAATCACTCAGTTATACGATCGATGTATATCGCGGTATTAAACAGCCCGAAAAGCATGCCGGCAAATTTGCACTTTATGTTTGCTTTTTCCCACAGCTGGTCTCCGGACCCATTGAGAGGCCGAACCACCTTCTGCCTCAGATCCATCAGCCCCGCTCCTTTGACCAGCAGTGCCTGGTGAGCGGATTAAAACTGATGTTATGGGGGTTTTTTAAAAAACTGGTCATTGCCGACCGCCTGGGAATGTTTGTAAGTTACGTGTACGAAAATCCGGCTGAAAACAAAGGATTACCGGTCATCCTGGCCACTGTCCTTTTTGCTTTCCAGCTTTACTGTGACTTCTCGGGATATACAGATATTGCCAGGGGCTCGGCACGGATACTCGGATATGACCTGATGATCAATTTCAACCGTCCCCTGATTGCCAAATCGCTGAGGGATTTCTGGAACCGGTGGCATATGTCGCTCACCACCTGGTTCCGTGATTATGTCCTTTATTCATTACCCTACATTAAAGAGAAAAAGATAGTGTTCGGAAAGATATACCGTAATCTTATCATCACCTTTCTGCTGATGGGTTTATGGCATGGCGCGGCCTGGACATTTGTGATTTTCGGTCTTTTTCATGGTGTGCTGCTTGTTTTGGAAACCATTACCGAAAATCAACGAAACAGGTTTTATGAACTTACCCGGATCAATGACCTTCCGGTTTTAAAAAATACCCTGGGAATGCTGACCACTTTCTCCATACTGGTATTTTCGCTTTTCTTTTTTAGGGCTAACAGCCTAAGCGATAGTCTATTATTATTATCGAACGCGGTTGACTTCAGTAATTTCAGGGAAACCATAGGATACATTCTAAAGGATAATGAAGTGCTTTTCGGTATGTTGATGGTAGTATGTTTGCTGGTTGCCGAATACTTGCATGAGAGGTATGACCTGATCAGGTATGTTTCTTCCAGGCCATTGATCATACGCTGGTCCGTTTATATTGGTTTCATATTTTTTGTCCTGGTTTTTGGTGTCCTGCAAAAGCAGAAATTTATTTATTTTCAGTTTTGA
- a CDS encoding flippase, giving the protein MIRRSFLKDVTGVFSSNVFLILAGLLVSVILSRKLGPDGFGVYSAILVLPLIVVSFAQLGIRGSSIYYIGRKQFEHADIVSGILLILAMTSVLGILVTGIGFLLLNDESFTNLYIFLVLMMIPFRLAMAYFGGIFIGKEQIGRSNFINWFSEFIHLIAVVVFVWLMGWQMAGALSALLVAHVFITIWALYFLHKEFGLRLHFRKEIIRSLLSMGFLFALSFVIIQLNYRIDILLLQKFSTIEEVGYYSLGVSIAEKLWQLPLAIGVVLMSRTVNTADQDAINKTTARLVRVSFIAGLIASVALYLLSPWLLPAIWGDKFQPSVVIIQYILPGILFISIYRVLSSRLAGIGKPQVSIYVFLPALVINILLNLWWIPRYGAFGAVLATNVSYTLGTLAYIFVYSKIVHMPVLRIFEFQKSDFTFLKELRKWISR; this is encoded by the coding sequence ATGATCCGGAGAAGCTTCCTGAAAGATGTAACGGGCGTATTTTCAAGTAATGTATTCCTGATATTGGCGGGATTACTGGTAAGTGTTATCCTGTCGCGAAAACTGGGTCCTGATGGATTTGGAGTTTATTCAGCCATCCTGGTGCTGCCCCTGATCGTAGTCAGCTTTGCCCAGCTTGGGATCCGGGGCTCCTCTATTTATTACATCGGCCGGAAGCAATTTGAGCATGCTGATATTGTTTCTGGTATCCTGCTTATTCTGGCTATGACATCTGTTTTAGGGATATTGGTCACAGGTATCGGTTTCCTGCTCCTCAACGATGAATCATTTACAAATTTGTATATTTTCCTGGTTTTGATGATGATACCATTTCGGCTGGCAATGGCTTATTTTGGAGGGATATTCATCGGGAAGGAGCAAATCGGCCGGTCGAATTTTATCAACTGGTTCTCAGAATTCATTCACTTAATTGCCGTGGTGGTGTTTGTATGGCTGATGGGTTGGCAGATGGCCGGAGCGCTGTCGGCTCTGCTCGTAGCACATGTTTTTATTACCATTTGGGCATTATACTTTCTGCATAAAGAATTTGGACTTCGCCTGCATTTCAGGAAAGAGATCATCCGGAGTTTATTGTCTATGGGTTTTTTGTTTGCGCTTTCTTTTGTGATCATACAACTGAATTACCGGATCGATATCCTGTTGCTCCAGAAATTTTCAACCATCGAGGAGGTAGGCTATTATTCATTGGGGGTATCGATAGCGGAAAAACTCTGGCAACTCCCTCTGGCGATCGGGGTTGTACTAATGAGCCGTACGGTTAATACGGCTGACCAGGATGCAATAAATAAGACGACCGCCCGGTTGGTGAGGGTCTCATTCATTGCCGGATTGATAGCCTCTGTTGCGCTTTACCTGCTGTCCCCATGGCTGCTGCCGGCGATCTGGGGAGATAAATTTCAACCCAGCGTCGTGATCATTCAATATATTCTGCCCGGCATCCTGTTTATCAGCATTTACCGAGTTCTGAGCAGCCGGTTGGCGGGTATTGGCAAACCCCAGGTGTCCATCTATGTTTTTTTACCGGCCCTTGTCATAAATATATTGCTGAACCTCTGGTGGATTCCCCGTTACGGTGCTTTTGGGGCAGTGCTGGCCACCAATGTTAGCTACACCCTGGGTACCCTTGCCTATATTTTCGTATATTCGAAGATTGTTCACATGCCCGTTCTCAGGATTTTTGAATTTCAGAAAAGTGATTTTACATTTTTGAAAGAATTGAGGAAATGGATAAGCCGGTAG